A genomic region of Etheostoma spectabile isolate EspeVRDwgs_2016 unplaced genomic scaffold, UIUC_Espe_1.0 scaffold00001057, whole genome shotgun sequence contains the following coding sequences:
- the LOC116674816 gene encoding uncharacterized protein C8orf88 — MEVSRRRILQKHLEPARPLRRCIHVDSEPIINTATCGQALMEEEDQEANIGIEQFYRIVNLHKQKEGRISYTREFLIGLASSPEARKKPKFLPEHPIVLMEARDLGHLRLHEMRWNGGKEDTDAERHHSP, encoded by the exons ATGGAGGTATCAAGACGAAGGATCCTCCAAAAACATCTGGAGCCAGCAAGACCCCTGCGCCGCTGCATTCATGTTGACAGTG AGCCCATAATAAATACTGCTACATGTGGACAGGCGctgatggaggaagaggatcaaGAG GCAAATATTGGCATAGAGCAGTTCTACAGGATTGTCAACCTCCACAAACAGAAAGAAG GCAGAATATCTTACACAAGAGAATTTTTGATTGGTCTGGCGAGTTCTCCTGAGGCCAGAAAGAAACCGAAATTCTTGCCTGAGCACCCCATAGTCCTAATGGAGGCA AGAGATCTTGGGCACCTAAGGCTTCATGAAATGAGATGGAATGGGGGAAAAGAAGACAC gGACGCAGAAAGGCATCACTCACCTTAA